CGCGCGCGGGCCGGAGGAGATCCACCCGGTGGCCGGCCGCCTCGAGCGCGGCCGCGAGCCCGGAAATGCCTACCGCCGTGCCGCTCCCCCGGGCCGGATCGGCGGGCCAGGAATCGAGAAATGCGATATCCAACGATTCGTTCCGGCGGCTAGAGGAGCTGATCGGCCTTGGCGGCGAAGACAAAATCACTCTCCGTCAGGCCGTTGATCTTGTGCGTCCAGACGGTGATCTTCACCTTTCCCCACGCGAGATAGATGTCCGGATGGTGCCCTTGTTGCTCGGCCATCCCTCCGACCCCGTTGGTGAAGGCGAGCGCCTCGGCAAAGTTGCGAAACGAAAAATCCTTCTCCAGATGATGCGCATCCACCACGCGCCATTCGTTGCCGAGTTGACGCTGGAGGTCATCCAACTCTTTCCCCGCCAGGGGCGGAACACCTCCCTTGCAGGGCACACACTCTTTCGCGGCCAAATCGTTCATCGGCTATCCCTCCATGGCTGGATCCAAAATATCCCGGCCTCCATGTTCTCACGTCTGCGGCAGCCATGCTAAACTGCAACCGACCCGCAAACTCGAGTTCTTTGTCCGAAAAACCGGGAGCAAATCCGCCCCGGCAGGAGGCCCGTCATGCTTTTGCACGATCTGACATGGATGGAAGTGCGCGACATGCTTCCCCAAGAGCCTGTCATCATTCAACCCCTCGGCGCCACCGAGCAGCACGGCCCCCACCTGCCGGTTCAGGTCGATATCGCGAGCGCATACGAAGTGGCGAAGGCGGCGGGGGAGCGGACCGGCTGCATCGTTGCCCCGCCTCTTCCCTTCGGGGCCTCCGAACCCTGGGAAAACTACCCCGGAACAATCAGTTTCACCTCGGAAACCTTCATGGCCTGCATCCGGGACATCGCCGATAGCCTGGTGCGGACCGGCTTCAAGAAAATTTTCTTCCTGAACGGGCACTACGTGAACCAGGCGCTTCTCCAAACCTCCATCGTGGACTGCATGGGCCGTTATGGCCGCGGGGGAGATATCATCTTCGCCTCGGCCACGTACTTTCTCATGAACCGCGAGCGGTGCAACGAAATCGGGGACAATTTCCGCGAAGGGCCGCATGCGAACGAGTTCGAGACGGCATTCATGATGCATCTGCGGCCGGACAAGGTGCATCTCGACCGCCTCGGCGACTGGAAGTACAAGCCCGAGTGGGTGACCTCCTACGAACTCGACGTGACGGCGGTCTCCCGTAAGCCGGACAGCCGGACGCACAATGGGGTGTACGGTGATCCGCGGCGGGCGACTCCGGAACGGGGAGCACAGTATTTCGAGGCCTGCGTCGAGAAGGTGGCCGAGGTCGTGGAGAACTTCAACCGGGAATTCTTCAAGATCTAGCCGCCCGGCACGATTTAGGCACCGGGCAGGAGCGGCGCCCGGCCGAAGACTCGGTTTTCCTTCAGATCCGCGAGCGCCCGCTCGGCCTCGGCCAGGGGGTAAGTGGCCGAGATGATCGGCTTCACCCTTCCGGCCCCCACCCACTCGGCCGCCTCGGCGAGCTCGGCGCGGTTCACATAGCGCGAGCCGGTCACCGTGATCTCATCGTGCACAAACCGGGTCGGGTCGGTGACGAAGACCGCCCCCGGCTGGAAGCCGACGACGATCAGGCGCCCGGCCGTCGAAAGCGCGGCGAGACTTCGGGGAATCGTCTCCTCCGTCCCGACAAACTCAAGCACCACCTCGGCCCCCTTGCCGTCCGTTTCCTCCAGGACGACTTCGCCGAAATCCGTCTTCCGGCTGTT
The nucleotide sequence above comes from bacterium. Encoded proteins:
- a CDS encoding 4a-hydroxytetrahydrobiopterin dehydratase, with product MNDLAAKECVPCKGGVPPLAGKELDDLQRQLGNEWRVVDAHHLEKDFSFRNFAEALAFTNGVGGMAEQQGHHPDIYLAWGKVKITVWTHKINGLTESDFVFAAKADQLL
- a CDS encoding creatininase family protein; this translates as MLLHDLTWMEVRDMLPQEPVIIQPLGATEQHGPHLPVQVDIASAYEVAKAAGERTGCIVAPPLPFGASEPWENYPGTISFTSETFMACIRDIADSLVRTGFKKIFFLNGHYVNQALLQTSIVDCMGRYGRGGDIIFASATYFLMNRERCNEIGDNFREGPHANEFETAFMMHLRPDKVHLDRLGDWKYKPEWVTSYELDVTAVSRKPDSRTHNGVYGDPRRATPERGAQYFEACVEKVAEVVENFNREFFKI